The following are encoded together in the Pseudomonas maumuensis genome:
- a CDS encoding sulfate ABC transporter substrate-binding protein — translation MSIRRYALAALASAVFAGSAIAKDYELLNVSYDPTRELYQQYNAEFIKHWQAANPGDKVKIQQSHGGSGKQGRAVIDGLRADVVTLALAGDIDEIAKLGKTLPEDWQKRLPDASTPYTSTIVFLVRKGNPKGIKDWGDLIKKDVSVITPNPKTSGGARWNFLAAWAYGLKTGGSEDKAKAYVQELFKHVPVLDTGARGSTITFVNNGQGDVLLAWENEAFLALKEDGGSDKFEIVVPSLSILAEPPVAVVDKNAEKKGNEKIAEEYLKHLYSPAGQKIAAENFYRPRDAKVAAEFGKQFPKLDLVTIDKDFGGWKTAQPKFFNDGGVFDQIYQAQ, via the coding sequence ATGTCCATCCGCCGTTATGCGCTTGCCGCCCTGGCCAGTGCCGTTTTTGCCGGTTCCGCGATCGCCAAGGACTACGAATTGCTGAACGTGTCCTATGACCCGACCCGCGAGCTGTACCAGCAGTACAACGCCGAGTTCATCAAGCATTGGCAAGCCGCCAACCCCGGCGACAAGGTGAAGATCCAGCAGTCCCACGGTGGTTCGGGCAAGCAGGGCCGCGCGGTCATCGACGGCCTGCGCGCAGACGTGGTGACCCTGGCCTTGGCCGGCGACATCGACGAGATCGCCAAGCTCGGCAAGACCCTGCCGGAGGACTGGCAGAAGCGCCTGCCGGACGCCAGCACGCCGTACACCTCGACCATCGTGTTCCTGGTACGCAAGGGCAACCCGAAAGGCATCAAGGACTGGGGCGACCTGATCAAGAAGGACGTCTCGGTGATCACGCCCAATCCGAAGACCTCCGGCGGCGCCCGCTGGAACTTCCTCGCCGCCTGGGCCTATGGCCTGAAGACCGGCGGCAGCGAAGACAAGGCCAAGGCCTACGTTCAGGAACTGTTCAAGCACGTGCCGGTGCTCGATACCGGCGCGCGTGGCTCGACCATCACCTTCGTCAACAACGGCCAGGGCGATGTGCTGCTGGCGTGGGAAAACGAAGCCTTCCTGGCGCTGAAGGAAGACGGTGGCAGCGACAAGTTCGAAATCGTCGTCCCATCGCTTTCGATCCTGGCCGAGCCACCGGTGGCGGTGGTCGACAAGAACGCCGAGAAGAAGGGCAACGAGAAGATCGCCGAGGAATACCTCAAGCATCTGTACAGCCCGGCTGGCCAGAAGATCGCTGCGGAAAATTTCTACCGTCCGCGTGACGCGAAGGTCGCCGCCGAATTCGGCAAGCAGTTCCCGAAACTGGACCTGGTGACCATCGACAAGGACTTCGGTGGCTGGAAGACTGCGCAGCCGAAGTTCTTCAACGATGGCGGTGTGTTCGACCAGATTTATCAGGCACAGTGA
- a CDS encoding alpha/beta hydrolase: MRNESIRYLIVPGWQGSPDNHWQSHWQRSLPNSARVEQHDWLTPQRRDWVQALEQAIAAERSPVILIAHSLGCITVAHWAAQASPELLQRVRGALLVAPADVERPTCAPALRNFAPIPLQALPFPSQVVSSDNDPAVSVPRALYLAQAWGAEAGLLADAGHINVKSGHERWEQGFAYLYRLQARVDQRALRRA; this comes from the coding sequence ATGCGCAATGAGTCGATTCGTTACCTGATTGTGCCGGGCTGGCAAGGATCGCCAGACAACCATTGGCAAAGTCACTGGCAGCGCAGCCTGCCCAACAGCGCCCGGGTCGAGCAGCATGACTGGCTGACCCCGCAGAGGCGCGACTGGGTCCAGGCGCTGGAGCAGGCGATTGCCGCCGAGCGTTCGCCGGTGATTCTCATCGCCCACAGCCTGGGCTGCATCACGGTCGCCCATTGGGCCGCCCAGGCCAGCCCGGAGCTGCTGCAAAGAGTGCGCGGTGCGTTGCTGGTGGCGCCGGCGGATGTCGAGCGGCCAACCTGCGCGCCGGCGCTGCGCAACTTTGCGCCGATTCCCCTGCAGGCCCTGCCATTCCCCAGCCAGGTGGTCAGCTCCGACAACGATCCGGCGGTGAGCGTACCGCGTGCGTTGTACCTGGCGCAGGCCTGGGGGGCCGAAGCCGGGCTGCTGGCCGACGCCGGGCATATCAACGTCAAGTCCGGGCATGAGCGTTGGGAGCAGGGCTTCGCCTATCTCTACCGGCTGCAGGCCCGTGTCGACCAGCGCGCCCTGCGTCGCGCCTGA
- the cysW gene encoding sulfate ABC transporter permease subunit CysW, which yields MSSSTLGATAAANAARRGSATSRRVLITLAWIVFALFLALPLVIVVSQALKNGFGTFFEAIFEADALSALKLTLLAVAISVPLNLLFGVSAAWCVSKYSFRGKSILVTLIDLPFSVSPVIAGLVYVLMFGAQGLFGPWLQDHDIQIVFALPGIVLATIFVTVPFVARELIPLMQEQGTQEEEAARLLGANGWQMFWHVTLPNIKWGLIYGVVLCTARAMGEFGAVSVVSGHIRGVTNTLPLHVEILYNEYNHVAAFSVASLLLILALFILLLKQWSENRINRLRHSAAEE from the coding sequence ATGTCTTCATCAACCCTTGGCGCGACCGCCGCCGCCAACGCCGCCCGGCGTGGCAGTGCCACTTCGCGCCGCGTGCTGATCACCCTGGCCTGGATCGTCTTTGCGCTGTTCCTGGCCCTGCCGCTGGTGATCGTTGTGTCTCAGGCCCTGAAAAACGGCTTCGGCACCTTCTTCGAGGCGATCTTCGAGGCCGATGCCTTGTCTGCGCTCAAGCTGACCCTGCTGGCGGTGGCCATCTCGGTGCCGCTGAACCTGCTGTTCGGGGTCAGCGCCGCCTGGTGCGTGAGCAAGTACAGCTTCCGTGGCAAAAGTATCCTGGTGACCCTGATCGACCTGCCGTTCTCGGTGTCACCGGTGATCGCCGGCCTGGTCTACGTGCTGATGTTCGGCGCCCAGGGCCTGTTCGGCCCTTGGCTGCAGGACCACGACATCCAGATCGTGTTCGCCCTGCCGGGCATCGTCCTGGCGACCATCTTCGTCACCGTGCCGTTCGTCGCCCGTGAACTGATCCCGCTGATGCAGGAGCAGGGCACCCAGGAAGAGGAGGCCGCGCGCCTGCTCGGCGCCAACGGCTGGCAGATGTTCTGGCACGTCACCCTGCCGAACATCAAATGGGGCCTGATCTACGGCGTGGTGCTGTGTACCGCGCGGGCCATGGGCGAGTTCGGCGCGGTGTCGGTGGTGTCCGGGCATATCCGTGGCGTCACCAACACCTTGCCGCTGCACGTTGAGATCCTCTACAACGAGTACAACCATGTCGCGGCCTTCAGCGTGGCCAGCCTGCTGCTGATCCTGGCGCTCTTCATCCTGCTGCTCAAGCAGTGGAGCGAGAACCGTATTAACCGCCTGCGCCACAGCGCCGCGGAGGAATGA
- a CDS encoding sigma 54-interacting transcriptional regulator — protein sequence MTFHTPFGQPLLTFPELDKSPLSIRAKALVFVDPRSQALRQALERLAPQPLPVLIRGETGTGKELLARQIHRASDRGGLFVSVNCAAISPTYADAELFGYSAGSQGGTASSRAGWFGSANGGTLYLDEIADLPLAIQGKLLTALENREVTRVGATQPQAVDVRLVAASSIDLAQAVRAGRFNERLYHYLHEGELELPALRDRVGDILPLAEYFVGIYSVRLDRPLPLISEAAQQALEAHAWPGNTRELENVIHFALLVSDGEEILPAHLDLPDTAPLASLARQLAQLGASREPETLADLRGLLGAALAQLGESAP from the coding sequence ATGACATTTCACACCCCTTTCGGTCAGCCACTGCTGACCTTCCCCGAACTGGACAAGAGCCCACTGAGCATCCGTGCCAAGGCGCTGGTATTCGTCGATCCGCGTTCCCAGGCGTTGCGTCAGGCGCTAGAGCGGCTGGCACCACAACCGTTGCCGGTGCTGATCCGTGGCGAGACCGGCACCGGCAAGGAGCTGCTGGCCCGGCAGATTCATCGCGCCAGCGACCGGGGCGGGCTGTTCGTCTCGGTCAACTGCGCGGCCATCAGCCCGACCTATGCCGATGCCGAGCTGTTCGGCTACAGCGCCGGCAGCCAGGGCGGTACCGCCAGCAGCCGTGCCGGCTGGTTCGGTTCGGCCAACGGCGGCACGCTTTATCTGGACGAGATTGCCGACCTGCCCCTGGCAATCCAGGGCAAGCTGCTGACGGCCTTGGAGAACCGCGAGGTAACCCGGGTCGGTGCCACTCAGCCGCAGGCCGTCGATGTGCGGCTGGTGGCCGCTTCCAGCATCGACCTGGCCCAGGCCGTGCGCGCCGGGCGCTTCAACGAACGGCTTTACCATTACCTGCACGAGGGTGAACTCGAGCTGCCGGCATTGCGTGATCGGGTCGGCGATATCCTGCCACTTGCCGAATACTTCGTCGGCATCTACAGCGTACGCTTGGATCGGCCACTGCCCCTGATCAGTGAGGCGGCCCAGCAGGCGCTGGAGGCCCATGCCTGGCCGGGCAATACCCGTGAGCTGGAGAACGTCATCCACTTCGCTCTGCTGGTCAGCGACGGTGAGGAGATCCTTCCCGCGCATCTCGATCTGCCGGATACCGCACCGTTGGCTAGCCTGGCTCGCCAGCTAGCGCAACTGGGCGCCAGCCGAGAGCCGGAAACCCTGGCCGATCTGCGCGGGCTGCTGGGCGCAGCCCTGGCGCAATTGGGCGAATCCGCGCCGTAG
- a CDS encoding MotA/TolQ/ExbB proton channel family protein: protein MSLLASPLESVEGAVIWLLVGFSVATWALALVKVVQFVRLKQQDKRFHQQFWAASSLDSAAEPAHDLPGPAARVAQAGFAAIAVGEPGQASDLSQAINHQDRLERALRQQIVRERRSLETGLAVVASIGSTSPFIGLFGTVWGIMEALKGISAAGSASLETVAGPIGAALVATGVGIAVAVPAVLVYNYFLRRLKLTAADLDDFAHDFYSLAQKSAFRVLVHPAVQRQHAGFTQPVKEAS, encoded by the coding sequence ATGAGCTTGTTGGCATCTCCCCTCGAATCCGTTGAAGGCGCGGTCATCTGGCTGCTGGTCGGCTTCTCCGTCGCCACCTGGGCGCTGGCCCTGGTCAAGGTCGTGCAGTTCGTACGCCTGAAGCAGCAGGACAAACGCTTCCATCAACAGTTCTGGGCCGCGTCCAGCCTCGACTCCGCCGCCGAGCCGGCCCACGATCTGCCAGGCCCGGCTGCCCGTGTTGCTCAGGCGGGATTTGCGGCGATTGCGGTCGGCGAGCCTGGCCAGGCCAGTGACCTCAGCCAGGCCATCAACCACCAGGACCGCCTGGAGCGCGCCTTGCGCCAGCAGATCGTCCGCGAGCGTCGGTCGCTGGAAACCGGCCTGGCGGTGGTGGCCAGCATCGGCAGCACCTCGCCCTTCATCGGCCTGTTCGGCACGGTGTGGGGCATCATGGAGGCGCTCAAGGGCATCAGCGCGGCGGGCTCGGCGAGCCTGGAGACCGTGGCCGGGCCGATCGGCGCGGCGCTGGTCGCCACCGGCGTGGGCATCGCTGTCGCGGTGCCGGCGGTGCTGGTCTACAACTACTTCCTCCGTCGCCTGAAGCTGACTGCGGCAGACCTCGACGACTTCGCCCACGACTTCTACAGCCTGGCGCAGAAGAGTGCCTTCCGCGTGCTGGTGCATCCGGCGGTGCAGCGCCAGCACGCCGGCTTCACCCAACCGGTGAAGGAGGCGTCCTGA
- a CDS encoding energy transducer TonB, with product MGNVQTAVRAFEQPWHPAAGDLVELGRTLRLPLGQLRLQRTPLSGLKRRDKLALVLLVLALHGAVAYWINQAPTPALPNVPPQIPPMTIEFAAPAPPVVEPPPPAPAAPVLEPPPPVLDELAAKPKPKPKVVPKPVAKPQPKPQPKPVEAPPPTPTPVAAPAPPAPAPPAPAPVTPASANAAYLKNPAPEYPQMAQRRGWEGTVLLRVEVLPSGKPGQIQIQKSSGRDALDAAALAAVKRWSFVPAKQGEVAQVGWVSVPIDFKLR from the coding sequence ATGGGTAATGTCCAGACGGCCGTCAGGGCCTTTGAGCAGCCATGGCACCCGGCAGCGGGCGACCTGGTCGAGCTCGGACGCACGCTGCGCCTGCCGCTTGGCCAGTTACGCCTGCAACGCACGCCGCTGAGCGGCCTCAAACGACGCGACAAGCTGGCGTTGGTGCTGCTGGTGCTGGCCCTGCACGGTGCCGTCGCCTACTGGATCAACCAGGCACCGACCCCGGCGTTGCCCAACGTGCCGCCACAGATTCCGCCCATGACCATCGAGTTCGCCGCGCCCGCGCCGCCAGTCGTCGAGCCGCCGCCGCCAGCCCCGGCAGCGCCTGTGCTCGAACCGCCACCGCCGGTGCTCGACGAGTTGGCTGCCAAGCCAAAGCCCAAGCCGAAAGTCGTGCCCAAACCTGTGGCCAAGCCACAGCCAAAACCGCAGCCGAAACCGGTCGAAGCGCCGCCACCCACGCCTACGCCCGTGGCCGCGCCGGCTCCGCCTGCGCCTGCGCCACCCGCCCCGGCCCCGGTGACGCCAGCCTCGGCCAACGCGGCGTACCTCAAGAACCCGGCGCCGGAATATCCGCAGATGGCCCAGCGCCGTGGCTGGGAGGGCACCGTGCTGCTGCGCGTCGAGGTGCTGCCCAGTGGCAAGCCAGGGCAGATCCAGATCCAGAAAAGCAGTGGTCGTGACGCCCTGGACGCTGCCGCGCTAGCCGCGGTGAAACGCTGGAGCTTCGTCCCGGCCAAGCAGGGCGAGGTGGCCCAGGTGGGTTGGGTCAGCGTACCGATCGATTTCAAGCTTCGTTAA
- the cysT gene encoding sulfate ABC transporter permease subunit CysT: MSRRISPVIPGFGLTLGYTLVYLSLIVLIPLAAMFIHASQLTWEQFWNIVSAPRVIAALKLSFGTALFAAIINGVIGTLLAWVLVRYTFPGRKVIDAMIDLPFALPTAVAGIALTALYAPAGWVGQFATDLGFKIAYTPLGITLALTFVTLPFVVRTVQPVLADIPREVEEAAACLGAKPLQVFRHVLAPALLPAWLTGFALAFARGVGEYGSVIFIAGNMPMKTEILPLLIMVKLDQYDYTGATAIGVLMLVVSFILLLLINLLQRRIETP, encoded by the coding sequence ATGTCACGTCGCATTTCCCCCGTCATACCCGGCTTCGGGCTGACGCTGGGCTACACCTTGGTGTACCTCAGCCTGATCGTGCTGATACCGCTGGCGGCCATGTTCATCCATGCCTCGCAGCTCACCTGGGAGCAGTTCTGGAACATCGTCAGCGCGCCGCGGGTCATTGCCGCGCTGAAGCTGAGTTTCGGCACCGCCCTGTTCGCCGCCATCATCAACGGCGTGATCGGCACCCTGTTGGCCTGGGTGCTGGTGCGCTACACCTTCCCCGGCCGCAAGGTCATCGACGCGATGATCGACCTGCCGTTCGCCCTGCCCACCGCCGTGGCCGGCATCGCCTTGACCGCCTTGTACGCCCCCGCGGGCTGGGTCGGCCAGTTCGCCACGGATCTTGGCTTCAAGATCGCCTACACCCCACTGGGCATCACCCTGGCGCTGACGTTCGTCACCCTGCCGTTCGTGGTGCGCACGGTGCAGCCAGTGCTGGCTGACATCCCGCGTGAGGTGGAAGAGGCTGCCGCCTGCCTGGGCGCGAAACCTTTGCAGGTGTTCCGCCATGTACTGGCTCCGGCGTTGCTGCCAGCGTGGTTGACCGGCTTCGCCCTGGCCTTCGCCCGCGGCGTGGGCGAGTACGGCTCGGTGATCTTCATCGCCGGCAACATGCCGATGAAGACCGAGATCCTGCCGCTGCTGATCATGGTCAAGCTCGACCAGTACGACTACACCGGCGCCACCGCCATCGGCGTGTTGATGCTGGTGGTTTCCTTCATCCTGCTGCTGCTGATCAACCTGCTGCAGCGGCGCATCGAAACCCCTTGA
- a CDS encoding sulfate/molybdate ABC transporter ATP-binding protein, whose product MSIEVRNVSKRFNSFQALDNINLDIHSGELVALLGPSGCGKTTLLRIIAGLETPDDGSIVFHGEDVSGHDVRDRNVGFVFQHYALFRHMSVFDNVAFGLRMKPKGERPSESKIAEKVHELLNMVQLDWLSDRYPEQLSGGQRQRIALARALAVEPKVLLLDEPFGALDAKVRKELRRWLARLHEDINLTSVFVTHDQEEAMEVADRIVVMNKGVIEQIGSPGEVYEKPANDFVYHFLGDSNRLALSEGHHVLFRPHEVSLSRHETEGHHAAEVRDIRPLGATTRVTLKVEGQSELIEAEVVKDHDSLTGLARGETLFFRPKVWQKVADI is encoded by the coding sequence ATGTCGATCGAAGTTCGTAACGTCAGCAAGCGCTTCAACAGCTTCCAGGCCCTGGACAACATCAACCTGGATATCCACAGCGGTGAGCTGGTGGCTTTGCTTGGCCCGTCCGGCTGCGGCAAGACCACCCTGCTGCGCATCATCGCCGGCCTGGAAACGCCGGATGACGGCAGCATCGTGTTCCATGGTGAGGACGTGTCCGGGCACGACGTGCGTGATCGCAACGTCGGCTTCGTGTTCCAGCACTACGCGCTGTTCCGCCATATGAGCGTATTCGACAACGTCGCCTTCGGCTTGCGCATGAAACCCAAGGGCGAGCGCCCGAGCGAGAGCAAGATCGCCGAGAAGGTCCATGAGCTGCTGAACATGGTCCAGCTCGACTGGCTCTCGGACCGCTACCCCGAGCAGCTGTCCGGCGGCCAGCGCCAGCGTATCGCCCTGGCTCGTGCCCTGGCGGTGGAGCCCAAGGTTTTGCTGCTCGACGAGCCGTTCGGGGCGCTGGATGCCAAGGTGCGCAAGGAGCTGCGCCGCTGGTTGGCGCGGCTGCACGAAGACATCAACCTGACCTCGGTGTTCGTTACCCACGACCAGGAAGAGGCCATGGAGGTCGCCGACCGTATCGTGGTGATGAACAAGGGTGTGATCGAGCAGATCGGTTCGCCGGGTGAGGTGTACGAGAAACCGGCCAACGACTTTGTCTACCACTTCCTGGGTGACTCCAACCGCCTGGCGCTGAGCGAAGGCCACCATGTGCTGTTCCGCCCGCACGAGGTGTCGCTGTCGCGCCATGAGACCGAAGGCCACCATGCCGCCGAGGTCCGCGATATCCGTCCGTTGGGCGCGACTACCCGGGTGACGCTGAAGGTGGAAGGGCAGAGCGAGCTGATCGAGGCCGAGGTGGTCAAGGATCACGACAGCCTGACCGGGTTGGCGCGGGGGGAGACGTTGTTCTTCCGGCCGAAGGTGTGGCAGAAGGTGGCGGATATCTGA
- a CDS encoding ExbD/TolR family protein translates to MAFSTQDSDEVLSEINVTPLVDVMLVLLVVFIVTAPLLTNAIPINLPKTEAVAPVEQKDPLVVSIDGSGKLFINKDEIQPDLLETNLKAAKDKDAELRVQLQADDGVNYGEVARAMAAIERAGISKLAVITAR, encoded by the coding sequence ATGGCCTTCTCGACCCAGGACAGCGATGAAGTGTTGAGTGAAATCAACGTCACGCCGTTGGTGGACGTCATGCTGGTGCTGTTGGTGGTGTTCATCGTCACCGCGCCGTTGTTGACCAACGCCATCCCGATCAACCTGCCCAAGACCGAGGCCGTGGCCCCGGTGGAGCAGAAGGATCCGCTGGTGGTGAGCATCGATGGCAGTGGCAAGCTGTTCATCAACAAGGACGAGATCCAGCCCGACCTGCTGGAGACCAATCTCAAGGCTGCCAAGGACAAGGACGCCGAGCTGCGTGTGCAGCTGCAGGCCGACGATGGTGTGAACTACGGCGAGGTCGCCCGGGCAATGGCGGCGATCGAGCGTGCCGGGATCAGCAAGCTGGCGGTGATCACCGCGCGCTGA
- a CDS encoding efflux RND transporter permease subunit, whose product MKGSFNLSEWALKHQSFVWYLMFVGLLMGVFSYFNLGREEDPSFTIKTMVIQTRWPGATQDETLYQITDRIEKKLEELDSLDYVKSYTRPGESTVYVYLLDTTKAKDIPDIWYQVRKKIQDIRGQFPQGVQGPGFNDEFGDVFGSIYAFTSDGLNLRQLRDYVEQARAEVREVHNIGKIELIGTQDEVLYLNFSTRKLAALGIDQRQVMEALQSQNAVTPAGVIEAGPERISVRTTGQFASEKDLETVNLRINDRFFRLADIADIERGYVDPPSPIFRYNGQPAIGLAIGMKAGGNIEVFGAALKKKMDSIVSELPVGVGVHTVSDQAVVVKQAVGGFTSALFEAVVIVLVVSFVSLGVRAGLVVACSIPLVLAMVFVFMEYSDITMQRISLGALIIALGLLVDDAMITVEVMVTRLEMGETKEQAATFAYTSTAFPMLTGTLVTVAGFVPIGLNASSAGEYTYTLFAVIAVALLVSWVVAVFFAPVLGVHILSSEKLKPHEAEPGRVGRAFEHGLLWCMRHRWVTVIGTIVLFALSVVGMRFVQNQFFPSSDRPEILVDLDLPQNASIEETRKVVDRLEAKIKDDPDLVRWSTYIGQGAIRFYLPLDQQLQNPYYAQLVIVSKGFEERQGMIERLQKLLREDFVGIGSNVQSLEMGPPVGRPIQYRVSGKDIDQVRRYAIELATVLDGNEHIGDMMYDWNEPGKVLRIEIAQDKARQLGLSSEDVANVMNSIVSGVPVTQVNDNIYLVDVIARAEDSERGSPDTLQNLQIVSPSGVSIPLLAFATVRYELEQPLVWRRDRKPTITIKASVVGDIQPTNLVAQLKPKIDEFAGKLPPGYGVATGGTVEESGKAQGPIADVIPLMLFLMATFLMIQLHSVQKLFLVVSVAPLGLIGVVLALVPTGTPMGFVAILGILALAGIIIRNSVILVTQIDEFEEQGYTPWDAVVEATNHRRRPILLTAAAASLGMIPIAREVFWGPMAYAMIGGIISATLLTLLFLPALYVAWYKIREPEKTS is encoded by the coding sequence ATGAAAGGAAGCTTCAACCTCTCCGAATGGGCGCTCAAGCACCAGTCCTTCGTCTGGTACCTGATGTTCGTCGGCCTGCTGATGGGAGTCTTTTCCTACTTCAACCTGGGTCGAGAGGAGGATCCGTCCTTCACCATCAAGACCATGGTGATCCAGACCCGCTGGCCCGGCGCGACCCAGGACGAGACGCTGTACCAGATCACCGACCGGATCGAGAAGAAGCTCGAGGAACTCGACTCGCTCGACTACGTGAAAAGCTATACCCGCCCCGGCGAATCGACGGTCTACGTGTACCTGCTCGATACCACCAAGGCCAAGGACATTCCGGACATCTGGTACCAGGTGCGCAAGAAGATCCAGGACATCCGCGGCCAGTTCCCGCAGGGCGTGCAGGGGCCGGGTTTCAACGACGAGTTCGGCGACGTGTTCGGCTCGATCTACGCCTTCACCTCCGATGGCCTGAACCTGCGCCAGCTGCGCGACTATGTGGAGCAGGCCCGCGCCGAGGTGCGCGAGGTGCATAACATCGGCAAGATCGAGCTGATCGGCACCCAGGACGAAGTGCTCTACCTGAACTTTTCCACCCGCAAGCTGGCGGCCCTGGGCATCGACCAGCGGCAGGTCATGGAGGCGCTGCAATCGCAGAACGCGGTGACCCCGGCGGGGGTGATCGAAGCCGGCCCCGAGCGCATCTCGGTGCGCACCACCGGGCAGTTCGCCTCGGAGAAAGACCTGGAGACGGTCAACCTGCGCATCAACGACCGCTTCTTCCGCCTGGCCGATATCGCCGACATCGAGCGCGGCTATGTCGATCCACCGTCGCCGATCTTCCGCTACAACGGCCAACCCGCCATCGGCCTGGCCATCGGCATGAAGGCCGGCGGCAACATCGAGGTGTTCGGCGCGGCGCTGAAGAAGAAGATGGACAGCATCGTCAGCGAACTGCCGGTCGGGGTCGGCGTACATACCGTGTCGGACCAGGCGGTGGTGGTCAAGCAGGCGGTCGGTGGCTTCACCAGTGCCTTGTTCGAAGCCGTGGTGATCGTGCTGGTGGTGAGCTTCGTCAGCCTGGGCGTGCGTGCCGGGCTGGTGGTGGCCTGTTCGATCCCACTGGTGTTGGCCATGGTGTTCGTGTTCATGGAATACAGCGACATCACCATGCAGCGGATTTCGCTGGGTGCGCTGATCATTGCCCTGGGCCTGCTGGTGGATGACGCGATGATCACCGTGGAGGTGATGGTCACGCGCCTGGAAATGGGCGAGACGAAAGAGCAGGCGGCGACCTTCGCCTACACCTCGACGGCCTTCCCCATGCTTACCGGCACCCTGGTGACCGTGGCCGGTTTCGTGCCGATCGGCCTCAACGCCAGCTCGGCCGGTGAATACACCTATACCTTGTTCGCGGTGATCGCCGTGGCGCTGCTGGTGTCGTGGGTGGTGGCGGTGTTCTTCGCCCCGGTGCTGGGCGTGCATATCCTCAGCAGCGAAAAGCTCAAGCCCCACGAGGCCGAACCTGGGCGGGTGGGCCGGGCGTTCGAACACGGCCTGCTGTGGTGCATGCGCCACCGCTGGGTGACGGTGATCGGCACCATCGTGCTGTTCGCACTGTCGGTGGTGGGCATGCGCTTCGTGCAGAACCAGTTCTTCCCGTCTTCGGACCGCCCGGAGATCCTGGTCGATCTCGACCTGCCGCAGAACGCCTCGATCGAGGAAACGCGCAAGGTGGTGGATCGCCTGGAGGCGAAGATCAAGGACGACCCCGACCTGGTGCGCTGGAGCACCTACATCGGCCAGGGCGCGATTCGCTTCTACCTGCCCCTCGACCAGCAATTGCAGAACCCCTATTACGCCCAGCTGGTGATTGTCAGCAAGGGCTTCGAAGAGCGCCAGGGCATGATCGAGCGCCTGCAGAAACTGCTGCGCGAGGACTTCGTCGGCATCGGCAGCAACGTGCAGTCGCTGGAGATGGGCCCGCCGGTGGGCCGGCCGATCCAGTACCGGGTCAGCGGCAAGGACATCGACCAGGTGCGGCGCTATGCCATCGAGCTGGCCACGGTGCTCGACGGCAACGAGCATATCGGCGACATGATGTACGACTGGAACGAGCCCGGTAAGGTGCTGCGCATCGAGATTGCCCAGGACAAGGCACGCCAGCTGGGGCTGTCGTCAGAAGACGTGGCCAATGTGATGAACAGCATCGTCAGCGGCGTGCCGGTTACCCAGGTCAACGACAACATCTACCTGGTCGACGTCATCGCCCGCGCCGAGGACAGCGAGCGGGGCTCGCCCGACACCCTGCAGAACCTGCAGATCGTCAGCCCCAGCGGTGTGTCCATCCCTCTGCTGGCGTTCGCCACCGTGCGCTACGAGCTGGAGCAGCCATTGGTGTGGCGGCGCGACCGCAAGCCGACCATCACTATCAAGGCCTCGGTGGTCGGCGATATCCAGCCGACCAACCTGGTTGCCCAGCTCAAGCCGAAGATCGACGAGTTCGCCGGCAAGCTGCCGCCCGGCTACGGCGTGGCCACCGGCGGTACGGTGGAAGAGAGCGGCAAGGCCCAGGGGCCGATCGCCGATGTCATTCCGTTGATGCTGTTCCTCATGGCGACCTTCCTGATGATCCAGCTGCACAGCGTGCAGAAGCTGTTCCTGGTGGTCAGCGTCGCGCCGCTGGGGCTGATCGGCGTGGTCCTGGCCCTGGTACCCACTGGCACGCCCATGGGCTTCGTGGCGATCCTCGGCATCCTCGCCCTGGCCGGGATCATCATCCGCAACTCGGTGATCCTGGTGACCCAGATCGACGAATTCGAGGAGCAGGGCTACACCCCCTGGGACGCGGTGGTGGAGGCGACCAACCACCGCCGTCGGCCAATCCTGCTGACGGCGGCGGCGGCAAGCCTGGGGATGATCCCGATTGCCCGGGAAGTGTTCTGGGGGCCGATGGCCTACGCCATGATCGGCGGCATTATCAGCGCAACGCTGCTGACGCTGTTGTTCCTGCCGGCGCTGTACGTGGCCTGGTACAAGATCCGCGAGCCGGAAAAGACTTCCTGA
- the oscA gene encoding sulfur starvation response protein OscA — protein MSASLRSIDGQDEATILREIQSALRDLRFGAVEITVHNAQVVQIERKEKFRLQQPGNKTG, from the coding sequence ATGAGTGCATCTCTGCGCAGCATCGACGGTCAGGACGAAGCCACCATTCTGCGGGAAATCCAGAGTGCCCTGCGCGACCTGCGCTTTGGCGCGGTGGAGATCACCGTGCATAACGCCCAGGTGGTGCAGATCGAACGCAAGGAGAAGTTCCGCCTGCAGCAGCCCGGCAACAAGACCGGCTGA